AAGATTTATATAGAGGAGTGATTATTGTTAGGATGTAACAGTAGTCTAGGATATTCTGGAATGATTTGGGGTCTTGAAATTCACAAAGCTGTCCGAAAAAGTCATTAGTCACAACTAACTAGTACTAATAACATCAAATCATATGCCAATGATGTTAGTCACAACTATTATTAagtgaaaacaaacaaaaatttaatgactttttttttattgggtGTTTCTTGAATTACAAGAATTACGATTATTCTAGTAAGAATGCAATGTCATATATCATCTCTATCCAAATATATTTGAGGTCTGCTTTTGTCAAATAACTATTTTGCAACCTCTGTTAAATGTTCAGGTTACAAATTTGATAATCAttggtttaaactatatttatatgtatcGGTGCAAAATATACAAACAGGTGAGAAAGGAAgactttaaaacaaaattctatgaatgaatgtatgtatgtacatacgtacgtatacatgtactaagaacTAAGAATCTGGGATATTTCAATTGCACAtgataaatatacaaaatttagtattaatatggaattatgtatatttatgtgCTATTGAAATATCCCAGATTCCCAAAGttcttagtacatgtacatattaataCTTATGGTAGAAGACTGCCAGTCTGATCGACTGGGCACAAAgcactgtcccttggtaccTAGCTCTGCATTCAGGACAGCATTTTATACTGTTTCACTTTTACTTCCCACATTGCAGCCTTGTGCTGTGCATTTTCATTCTATGTTGTTATGAGCCAATTTCAGATCAATGTTAATATAGAAATcctttacatatgtacatgtatgtgtgtatacaatcatgtatgtgtataaatgtatgtgtttatgtatacatgtatatgtacggTGTGTGTATCTATAAGTATATGGTATcatgtgtttataatgaatataataaaattgTGTATGCTCACTGTAACATACCTTAActggtgaataaataaataaatgtatctccttttaaatgtttttaacatTTACTTGTCTGTCCATACTTTTGTATCCACAAATAATGTTTACAATTGTACCCTGAAATCCCTTGTAACACCCCATCCCCttcactggtttttttttttttttttacgtttatGAATTCTGTGCAAAATGTGGATTGAAATGTCCCAAGTCAAGACCAATCAACGCTGCATACCAGCGGCTAATCGCAGAGTGTCTTTCTGAACCGTTTAACCAATGACAAGTGTCGTAAGATATGAGAGCGCCGATTTCGATTTCCTTATAAACAGAAGTGTTTCCGATCGGGCTCTTTATTCTATCCGAATAATTGGAGAAGATGGCACGTACAAAGCAGACAGCAAGAAAATCTACTGGAGGCAAAGCCCCACGAAAACAGTTGGCTACTAAGGCCGCCCGTAAGAGCGCCCCAGCCACCGGTGGCGTCAAGAAGCCCCACAGATACAGGCCAGGAACTGTCGCTCTTCGTGAGATCAGACGGTACCAGAAAAGCACTGAGCTTCTCATCAGGAAACTCCCATTCCAGCGTCTGGTCCGTGAAATTGCACAGGACTTCAAGACCGATCTGCGTTTCCAGAGCTCTGCCGTTATGGCCCTTCAGGAAGCTAGCGAGGCCTACCTTGTAGGACTTTTTGAGGATACCAACTTGTGCGCTATCCACGCCAAGAGGGTGACCATCATGCCCAAGGATATCCAGCTTGCCAGACGTATCCGTGGCGAGCGAGCTTAATTTCACTCGTGTGACACTCAAAACGGCCGTTTTCACGGCCACCTAATTCTTTCGAAAAGATGCCTTCATATTGCTCTTGATCAAGAAACTTGTCGTGAATAAAGTATGACTGAATGACATGCATAACCCTACTACCACAAACTACTTGACCCAAGTCTGgtaaatttctgtaaaataagaagttTTAACGCAACTTCAGTAATGAAACTAAATGCTGCGAATGTGAACACGTACAAAACAGTAGTATACATTGCAGAGCATCAATTGTATAGATGACAACAAATGCACATTGAAAATCCTTGTCAGCAGGAAAGTACACAACAAACCTAGAGAATAGCTGTATAGAACGTACTAAGAACGCATACATAGAGACATCGGTAGTCTGTAGTACACACTAAAACAACCTACCTTAATTCTAGAAGGGTCAGATACTACGGTATTTCATTCAACCAACTCGGGGCTTTTGAGGGCATGTAAAGCATGCATTAATAAGAGAAAGGGGTTCAAATAATAGCTAGCATCAATAGCGCACGGAGAAAATctataacaacaacaaaatatatcaataaaaacccAGATGTAGAAATATGTAGACGTTAGGGGGGTCATGATTATTCTGAGAGGTCAATGAAATCTTCACTTCGTATTACATTCTTGCGTATATAATCACAGAACATcgtatatttcattatgttaattcaaatcttgtctgaaatccGTATTACACGTGTAACACCGTGTTAAATGTGTGCAATGCAGAAATGTGAACTCTGACAGTAATAATATATTtccatgattgttatttatttatattgttgtAATTAATTACTAGTTAATCtgtacacccccacccccttgaGGGCCCTTAATTGATGAATTAACATGTCATAACATTTTATATCAGGAGACCATACATACAGGcttgaatttctttttcaactTGCACAGAtataatatttcttattttcaacATGTTGAGTAGAAATTTGCTTAGCTTGATTAATAATGGattatcttaattatttacCTTTTCTCTCCCTTTTTTGGGGGGTCTTTTGGATATAGTATAGTAGACTTTCACAGTTGTGAGCCATGTTTTCATATTAATTACCCTAATAAAAACAAATGCTATTGTTGTGTGTTaattaaaaggaaaacaaaacgatgatttaaaaaaaaacagaacAGAAACTAAGCTAGGAAATCTCAAATCTAAAATATTATATtcctatcaaaataaataaatacttgTATACTAGTATACTATGCaagagaaatgtaaacaaacacaggTAGGCGCGTTTAGCGAGAACCAATCACGATGTAGTTAACAGCGCTTCTTCGGACACGACAATCGACTAGCCGAAGTTTCAAGGTATAATGAGCTCTAACGGGTCGTCAATTAGGGCTATATAAAACAGCAATTTCTCAATTTGTCAGGTCATTCAGCATTTGTCTATTGATCAAAAATTATGTCAGGAAGAGGCAAAGGAGGAAAAGGTCTTGGAAAGGGGGGCGCCAAGCGTCACAGGAAAGTCCTTAGAGATAACATCCAGGGTATTACCAAGCCCGCCATCCGTCGTCTTGCACGTAGAGGTGGAGTCAAACGTATCTCTGGACTCATTTACGAGGAGACCCGTGGTGTATTGAAAGTTTTCCTTGAGAACGTGATTCGTGATGCTGTCACCTACACCGAGCACGCCAAGAGAAAGACAGTCACAGCCATGGATGTTGTCTACGCCCTCAAGAGACAGGGACGCACCCTTTACGGATTCGGTGGTTAGATACTCTTATCACCGTTTGTGCATCCCAGCGCAAAAACAAAACGGCCGTTATAACGGCCACCAAATTCTTTGAAAAGACGCCTCTATGAAACGTTATCAAGAGAAACGGTTACCCTGTATTGTACTTTTAGTCAACAAATTGGCATACAACTTGTTAAAAAAAGGTATGCAGTTTGTGGTTAACATGTTTTATTTGCAGTTAAGAGATTTCAATTTGATACTTGGATTTCTTTTCATATCAAGTAAATAGTCAGACTACACCACAACTTTGTAGGTTTATGTTAACAAACAATCAATTGATATCCAAGATCATTATTGAGCAGAAAGGCTGACCATGCAAATCCTATACTCCCAATAAATTTACATTGTGAgcattataatatatatctcGCACACATTTATCTAGATGGATTCTTTATTTATCACACAATAACATAAATGATTTGGACACTTTACACACGTGAAGGAGACAAAACGAAGACTTAAAAAGCAGCTGATAATTGTGATAACCCCCGTATTACAAAATATCCCATGTCACGGTATACAAAGTACTAATTAGTactatagatattttaaaatgcatacCATGTAGGCACATGTTAAATTAAATTGATTATAGATATATGTTATTGCTTCTTGTCGTCACAAATGTCCTGCaaacatgtttttcttttttcttctttttttatacaAACTCTTTTATTGCTAGGAATGCTGAAATAACAAACTCAAGACTTTCTATTTAGCAGATTCCTCTGTGGAAGgcaaaataaatgtaatatatgcTTTCATCTTAATTAACATGGGTATCTAGTTTACCATTTGGTGACAGTTGACTTTCGTAACATATGCATTTACTAATTCTGTACATTGTAACTGGAAAGTACTTGCAAACCGTGAGATACTGATGCGTGGCACACCTACACAATATAAACCAATACACAATATGCAGTCGCATGAAAGATGTACAAACTTTTTTTCCAAGATTGGATTCATAAAGACTATCATTATCAATTCACCTATTAAGGGCCTGTGGGGGGAcgtgcattttttaaatataatcttACACATGCGATTCAACATTATGTGaggcagttgggttattttatttatcatgttgttaatttaaatcttgtctgtaatcagtatttcatatataattatatagatatgtgcagtgcagaagtgtgaactctgtcagtattaccagtagtacttctaaatgattgttatttattttcattgttataattaattgcctgttaacatgtacatgccccccgagggcccttgattggtgaataaactataatattgtgtgtatctgtttattctacatgtttctgTTTTCTATCCTTTAAATAGCACCGACTCTTGCTGCCTCTTGTTGATGTATCAGGCATATTATATATTGCACTAGGGAAAACACACATGTATCAACTGAGTACTGATCAATGCCTACATGCGAAACTTAAAATGCCTCCAATGAGTGTATTACTCTTTACTGTGTATTGTCTTTACTTGTATCAACAATTATATACTTTGAATTACGTTTATGCTCATTTGGGCCCTGAGTTGGTAATAAATACTATTCTATACTATTAGCTGTCAGTTGGGTGTTGCAAAactgtgatttactatttcaatgacagaaaataagACTTAGaaacttttttgttaatatcaatatttctctataatgctatatattcaacagagccaaaatgtttattttgataacatcTTCATCTTAAGTTTCAATTTGATCAATGACTGGTTAAAGTTACAAACAAAGGTATCACAAGTGATGAAATGTATGCAGTTGAAAATGAACACAACGAGATATACATTTCAACACACACAGTACACTTGTGTATGCATATTTTGTAGATATGCAATGTCAACCAATAAACGTTTCTCAATGCATTGTTATAAAAGGCATCTTTTCGAAAAAATTGtgtggccctgaaaagggccgttTGAGTTTGAGGTTCAAGTCCTTGCTGAGTTTACTTGCTGCTGGTGTACTTGGTGACAGCCTTGGTACCCTCAGAGACGGCGTGTTTGGCCAATTCACCGGGCAAGAGAAGTCGGACAGCGGTCTGGATTTCTCTGCTGGTGATGGTTGAGCGTTTGTTGTAGTGGGCCAGGCGGGAAGCTTCAGCGGCGATTCTCTCGAAAATGTCATTGACAAACGAGTTCATGATGCTCATAGCTTTGCTGGAAACGCCAGTGTCTGGGTGGACCTGCTTCAGGACTTTGTAAATGTAGATGGCATAGGATTCCCTCCTCTTCCTGCGCCTCTTCTTGTCCCCAGTTTTCTGGGTCTTCGCCTTAGTGGCGGCTTTCTTAGCTCCTTTCGATCCGACTTTAGGCGGCATGTTTACAAGTTAACTATGTGTGGAACAAATGGCCGCTCTGCTATTTATATTACACGGTCGGATAACGGCGGATAAGCGTATTACGGACCTCCTTGTAAACATTGATTCGTTCGGTGTGCGCCAAGGTACGAGAAACACGATGGCCACGATTGGCTGGCAGTTGAATCCGACTGCGTGTTTAAAAAGGTTGATGTATTGCGTACGAGGGTTAATCGTTGCTTTGAATTCGTCAGCGCACCGTATTGAATCAAGATGTCAGGACGTGGTAAAGGAGGCAAAGTGAAGGGAAAGGCAAAGAGCCGATCCTCCCGTGCGGGACTTCAGTTTCCCGTGGGTCGTATCCACCGTCTGCTGAGGAAGGGGAACTACGCCGAGAGAGTGGGAGCAGGCGCCCCCGTGTACCTGGCCGCCGTTCTGGAGTACTTGGCCGCCGAAGTCTTGGAATTGGCAGGCAACGCCGCCCGTGACAACAAGAAGACCAGAATCATTCCCCGTCACCTGCAGCTGGCCATCCGCAACGACGAGGAGTTGAACAAACTTCTGTCCGGCGTGACTATCGCCCAGGGTGGTGTCCTGCCCAACATCCAGGCCGTGCTCCTCCCCAAGAAGACCCAGAAACCCGCCAGCAAGTAAAAAGTACAAAGTCTGCTTGCAGGACCTATCACAAACGGCCGTTTTCACGGCCACcaaccttttttgaaaagacactTCTATTAGCATCGAAGTGTCAAGAATGACAGTCTAATCTTACATTCAATGCTCACTGACAAATGGGGATGACAATATTTGCAGTCATTCATACATTTCATGGcgcaaaataaatgaaaaccaGAATGAATGCACGGCATGGGTTGCTatgtatttgtttgtcaatGACATTTTCGAGAGAATCGCCGCTGAAGCTTCCCGCCTGGCCCACTACAACAAACGCTCAACCATCACCAGCAGAGAAATCCAGACCGCTGTCCGACTTCTCTTGCCCGGTGAATTGGCCAAACACGCCGTCTCTGAGGGTACCAAGGCTGTCACCAAGTACACCAGCAGCAAGTAAACTCAGCAAGGACTTGAACCTCAAACTCAaacggcccttttcagggccacaCAATTTTTTCGAAAAGATGCCTTTTATAACAATGCATTGAGAAACGTTTATTGGTTGACATTGCATATCTACAAAATATGCATACACACAAGTGTACTATGTGTGTTGAAACTACACACTGTACTATATTGAAATGGAATTCAAGACCAGCCATTCAGAATACACACTCAAACAAATGTATATCTCATTGTGTTCATTTTCAACTGCATACATTTCATCACTTATTGTGATAGCTTTCTTTGTAACTTTAACCAGTCATTGATCAAATTGAAACTAAGATGAAGATgttatcaaaatacattttgGCTCTGTTGAATATATAACATAGAGAAAATtgatattaacaaaaaagtcattgataaaattgaaaCTAAGATGATGTTATCCAAATACACATTTTGGCTCtgttgaatatatagcattatagagaaaattgatattaacaaaaaagtttctaaatcttattttctgtcattgaaatagtaaatcagtTTTGCAGCACCCAACACCCAAATGACAGCTAATAGTATAGAATAGTATTTATTACCAACTCAGGGCCCAAATGAGCACAAACATGTAATTCAAAGTATATAATTGTTGATACAAGTAAAGACAATACACAGTAAAGAGTAATACACTCATTGGAGGCATTTTAAGTTTCGCATGTAGGCATTGATCAGTACTCAGTTGATACATGTGTGTTTTCCCTAGTGCAATGTATAATATGCCTGATACATCAACAAGAGTCGGTGCTATCTAAAGGATAGAAAACAGAAAAACgtagaataaacagatacacaCAATATTATCATATGAAATGTTGAATCGCATGTGTaagattatatttaaaaaatgcacaTGTCCCCCCAACAGGCCATTAATAGGTGAATTGATAATGATAGTCTTTATGAATCCAGTCTTGGAAAAAAAGTTTGTACAACATCTTTCATGCGACTGCATATTGTGTATTGGTTTATATTGTGTAGGTGTGCCACGCATCAGTATCTCACGGTTTGCAAGTACTTTCCAGTTACAATGTACAGAATTAGTAAATGCATATGTTACGAAAGTCAACTGTCACCAAATGGTAAACTAGATACCCATGTTAATTAAGATGATAGCATATATTACATTTACTTTGCCTTCCACAGAGGAATCTGCCAAATAGAAAGTCTTGAGTTGGCTATTTCAGCATTCCTAGCAATAAAAGAGTTtgtataaaaaaagaagaaaaaaaagtaaaacaTGTTTGTAGGACATTTGTGACGACAAGAAGCAATAACATATATCTATAATCAATTTAACATGTGCCTACATGgtatgcattttaaaatatctatagtACTAATTAGTACTTTGTATACCGTGACATGGGATATTTTGTAATACGGGGGTTATCACAATTATCAGCTGCTTTTTAAGTCTTCGTTTTGTCTCCTTCACGTGTCAAGTGTCCAAATCATTTATGTTATTGTGTGATAAATAAACAATCCATCTAGATAAATGTGTGCGAGATATATAttacctttactattattacatgtagagttgttatgtacatgtatatatatagacatctatatatgtatttttttttttttcccgtatgtgtatttctgactgttttgcattaggatacacggtggtacttacatatattacatcaagtaatgtctcatgttatgtacattgtctaagctcatactactagtattactgtatattatgtgtgaaccatatgaaaccatattgcacatatgcactcattataaacatgacatgttgatctagtaccaatgcaccgtcccgtggtatcttttgcattacagtggagttaatcatatgtactttACTACCTatactattattacatgtagagttgttatgtacatgtatatatatatatatatattttttttttttcctatgtgtatttctgactgttttgcattaggatacacggtggtacttacatataatacaaataagtattatcatgttcaaacgtctcatgtatgaacattgctcatactaatagtgcagattttactcttgttttgtttttctttttatcatcattgcacattgaaatgttaacaatcatgtatgctgtatgtcCGAGAGTGccctaattttgaaataaatcatattctatattACAATGCTCACAATGTAAATTTATTGGGAGTATAGGATTTGCATGGTCAGCCTTTCTGCTCCATAATGATCTTGGATATCATTTGGTTGTTTGTTAACATAAACCTACAAAGTTGTGGTGTAGTCTGACTATTTACTTGATATGAAAAGAAATCCAAGTATCAAATTGAAATCTCTTTAACTGCAAATGAAACATGTTAACCACAAAGTGCATACCTTTTCTTAACAAGTTGTATGCCAATTTGTTGACTAAAAGTACAATACAGGGTAACCGTTTATCTTGATAACGTTTCATAGAGGCGTCTTTTCAAAGAATTTGGTGGCCGTTATAACGGCCGTTTTGTTTTTGCGCTGGGATGCACAAACGGTGATAAGAGTATCTAACCACCGAATCCGTAAAGGGTGCGTCCCTGTCTCTTGAGGGCGTAGACAACATCCATGGCTGTGACTGTCTTTCTCTTGGCGTGCTCGGTGTAGGTGACAGCATCACGAATCACGTTCTCAAGGAAAACTTTCAATACACCACGGGTCTCCTCGTAAATGAGTCCAGAGATACGTTTGACTCCACCTCTACGTGCAAGACGACGGATGGCGGGCTTGGTAATACCCTGGATGTTATCTCTAAGGACTTTCCTGTGACGCTTGGCGCCCCCCTTTCCAAGACCTTTTCCTCCTTTGCCTCTTCCTGACATGATTGCTGATCAATAGACAAGTGCTGAATGACGTGACAAATGGAGAAATTTGCTGGTTTATATAGCCCTAATTGACGACCCGTTAGAGCGCATAATACCTTGAAACTTCGGCTAGTCGATTGTTGTGTCCGAAGAAGCGCTGTTAGCTACATCTTGATTGGTTCTCGCTAAACGCGCCTAcctgtgtttgtttacatttctcttGCATAGTATACTAGTATAcaagtatttatttattttgatagcAATATAATATTTTATCTGCGCACACATTTGAGATTTCCTAGCTTAGTTTCTgttctggtttttttttaaatcatcgttttgttttccttttaattAACACACAACAATAGCATTTGTTTTTATTAGGGTAATTAATATGAAAACATGGCTCACAACTGTGAAAGTCTACTATACTATATCCAAAAGACCCCCCAAAAAAGGGAGAGAAAAGgtaaataattaagataatCCATTATTAATCAAGCTAAGCAAATTTCTACTCAACATgttgaaaataagaaatattataTCTGTGCAagttgaaaaagaaattcaagCCCTTTGTTAGACTGTATGTATGGTCTCCTGATATAAAATGTTATGACATATGTTAATTCATCAATTAAGGGCCCccaagggggtgggggtgtacaGATTAACTAGTAATTAATTacaacaatataaataaataacaatcctGGAGATATATTATTACTGTCAGAGTTCACatttctgcactgcacacatttaacacGGTGTTACACgtgtaatactgatttcagacaagatttgaattaacataatgaaatatacgATGTTCTGTGATTATATACGCAAGAATGTAATACGAAGTGAAGATTTCATTGACCTCTCAGAATAATCATGACCCCCCTAACGTCTACATATTTCTACATCTgggtttttattgatatattttgttgttgttatagATTTTCTCCGTGCGCTATTGATGCTAGCTATTATTTGAACCCCTTTCTCTTATTAATGCATGCTTTACATGCCCTCAAAAGCCCCGAGTTGGTTGAATGAAATACCGTAGTATCTGACCCTTCTAGAATTAAGGTAGGTTGTTTTAGTGTGTACTACAGGCTACCGATGTCTCTAAGTATGCGTTCTTAACAGCTATTCTCTGGGTTTGTTGTGTACTTTCCTGCTGACAAGGATTTTCAATGTGCATTTGTTGTCATCTATACAATTGATGCTCTGCAATGTATACTACTGTTTTGACAGTATAGCTGTACGTGTTCACATTCGCAGGATTTACAACAATGTAGTTTCATtacttttcttattttacagaaatttacCAGACTTGGGTCAAGTAGTTTGTGGATGTAGGGTTATGCATGTCATTCAGTCATACTTTATTCACAAGTTTCTTGATCAAGAGCAATATGAAGGCATCTTTTCGAAAGAATTAGGTGGCCGTGAAAACGGCCGTTTGTTTGAGTGTCACACGAGTGAAATTAAGCTCGCTCGCCACGGATACGTCTGGCAAGCTGGATATCCTTGGGCATGATGGTCACCCTCTTGGCGTGGATAGCGCACAAGTTGGTATCCTCAAAAAGTCCTACAAGGTAGGCCTCGCTAGCTTCCTGAAGGGCCATAACGGCAGAGCTCTGGAAACGCAGATCGGTCTTGAAGTCCTGTGCAATTTCACGGACCAGACGCTGGAATGGGAGTTTCCTGATGAGAAGCTCAGTGCTTTTCTGGTACCGTCTGATCTCACGAAGAGCGACAGTTCCTGGCCTGTATCTGTGGGGCTTCTTGACGCCACCGGTGGCTGGGGCGCTCTTACGGGCGGCCTTAGTAGCCAACTGTTTTCGTGGGGCTTTGCCTCCAGTAGATTTTCTTGCGGTCTGCTTTGTACGTGCCATCTTCTCCAATTATTCGGATAGAATTAACTGCCCGATCGGAAACACTAGAGTTTATAAGCAAATTGAAATCGGCGCTCTCATATCTTACGACACTTGTCATTGGTTAAGCGGTTCAGAAAGACACTCTGCGATTAGCCGCTGGTATGCAGCGTTGATTGGTCTTGACTTGGGACATTTCAATCCACATTTTGCACAGAATTCAtaaacttgtaaaaaaaaaaaaaaaaaaaaaaagaaaagaaaaacagtgAAGGGGATGGGTGTTACAAGGGATTTCAGGGTACaattgtaaacatttatttGTGGATACAAAAGTATGGACAGACAAGTAAatgttaaaaacatttaaaaggagatgcatttatttatttattcaccagTTAAGGACCCTCAGTGAGCATACAcaattttattatattcattataaacacatgATATCATATACTTATAGATACACACAccgtacatatacatgtatacataaacacatatataca
This genomic window from Ostrea edulis chromosome 4, xbOstEdul1.1, whole genome shotgun sequence contains:
- the LOC125669017 gene encoding histone H4, which produces MSGRGKGGKGLGKGGAKRHRKVLRDNIQGITKPAIRRLARRGGVKRISGLIYEETRGVLKVFLENVIRDAVTYTEHAKRKTVTAMDVVYALKRQGRTLYGFGG
- the LOC130053913 gene encoding histone H2B-like, with the translated sequence MPPKVGSKGAKKAATKAKTQKTGDKKRRRKRRESYAIYIYKVLKQVHPDTGVSSKAMSIMNSFVNDIFERIAAEASRLAHYNKRSTITSREIQTAVRLLLPGELAKHAVSEGTKAVTKYTSSK
- the LOC125671046 gene encoding histone H3 — its product is MARTKQTARKSTGGKAPRKQLATKAARKSAPATGGVKKPHRYRPGTVALREIRRYQKSTELLIRKLPFQRLVREIAQDFKTDLRFQSSAVMALQEASEAYLVGLFEDTNLCAIHAKRVTIMPKDIQLARRIRGERA